Proteins encoded by one window of Candidatus Zymogenus saltonus:
- the nadA gene encoding quinolinate synthase NadA: protein MKESKIIAEIRRLLKDRNGLLLAHNYQNGDVQDIADITGDSLGLSIEASKTDAEVIVFCGVHFMAESAAILSPNKTVLLPRMDAGCPMADMITKDEAVKFKESYPEAELVTYVNSTADVKSVSDVCCTSANAIRVVGSVRTDTVLMAPDKNLARYTARFTDKEVTWWEGFCPTHDNLTAEKLLETKEKHPDAEVLVHPECRPEVIDIADHVASTSGMLAHVKKSDKMKFIIGTEIGLIHPLKKGNPGKEFIPASEKMICPDMKRTTLKDIYDCLNEMKGVVEVPEDIRAKAKISLDRMLQVRRDE, encoded by the coding sequence ATGAAAGAATCAAAAATAATCGCTGAAATCAGAAGGCTCCTCAAGGATAGAAACGGACTTCTTCTGGCCCACAACTACCAAAACGGCGATGTCCAGGACATCGCCGATATAACCGGCGACTCGCTGGGGCTTTCCATCGAGGCCTCCAAGACGGACGCCGAGGTGATCGTCTTCTGCGGGGTCCATTTCATGGCCGAGAGCGCAGCTATCCTCTCGCCTAACAAAACCGTGCTCCTTCCGAGGATGGACGCCGGATGTCCCATGGCGGACATGATAACCAAGGACGAGGCCGTGAAGTTTAAGGAGAGCTATCCCGAGGCGGAGCTTGTGACCTACGTCAACTCCACCGCCGATGTCAAGTCGGTCTCGGACGTATGCTGTACCTCGGCAAACGCGATAAGGGTGGTCGGGTCGGTGAGGACCGACACAGTTCTGATGGCACCGGATAAAAACCTCGCCCGGTACACGGCGCGTTTCACCGACAAGGAGGTGACCTGGTGGGAGGGATTCTGCCCCACTCACGACAACCTCACCGCCGAGAAGCTACTTGAGACCAAAGAGAAGCATCCTGACGCGGAGGTACTCGTCCACCCGGAGTGCAGGCCGGAGGTAATCGACATCGCCGACCACGTCGCCAGCACGTCCGGGATGCTGGCGCATGTGAAAAAATCTGACAAGATGAAGTTCATCATCGGAACCGAGATCGGCCTCATCCACCCCCTGAAGAAGGGGAATCCCGGGAAGGAGTTTATACCCGCATCGGAGAAGATGATCTGCCCGGACATGAAACGCACGACCCTAAAAGACATATACGACTGTCTCAACGAGATGAAGGGGGTTGTCGAGGTCCCCGAGGATATTAGGGCAAAGGCCAAAATATCCCTGGACAGGATGCTGCAGGTAAGGCGCGACGAATAG